In Gloeocapsa sp. DLM2.Bin57, the following are encoded in one genomic region:
- the psb27 gene encoding photosystem II protein Psb27 — translation MSISSYLSRCLAWVLVIVIGITGLTACSSPTGLTGNYSQDTLTVVANLRKAIALDENAPDKVEIQSLARQQINDYISLYRREPKSSGLRSFTTMQTAMNAIAGYYTSYGSRPLPEKLKNRLEQEFQQVELSLKRGA, via the coding sequence ATGTCTATTTCATCCTACTTGTCTCGTTGTTTAGCTTGGGTTTTGGTCATAGTTATCGGTATAACTGGGTTGACCGCTTGTTCTAGTCCCACTGGCTTAACGGGAAATTATAGTCAAGATACACTAACTGTGGTAGCTAATCTTAGAAAAGCGATCGCTCTAGATGAAAACGCACCAGACAAGGTTGAGATTCAATCCCTCGCGCGTCAACAAATCAACGACTATATATCTCTCTATCGTCGTGAACCTAAATCTTCTGGTTTGCGCTCTTTTACCACTATGCAAACAGCCATGAACGCTATAGCTGGTTATTATACTTCCTATGGTAGTCGTCCTCTCCCGGAAAAACTGAAAAATCGTTTAGAACAAGAGTTTCAACAAGTAGAACTATCTCTAAAACGTGGAGCTTAA
- the cysA gene encoding sulfate ABC transporter ATP-binding protein produces MTIVLKNVSKKFGNFQALKNINLTVGERQLVALLGPSGSGKSTLLRMISGLERPDQGQILINHRNATHLDIRQRNIGFVFQHYALFKHLTVRQNIAFGLEIRKKPAAQIKRKVDELLELIQLEGYGNRYPAQLSGGQRQRVALARALIVQPQVLLLDEPFGALDAKVRKELRSWLRKLHDEVHITSVFVTHDQEEAMEVADQIVIMNQGSIEQVGSSAEIYDNPATPFVMQFIGEVNVLPSHAHLFNGKSLQLPNSEVFVRPHELMILLFNDGESTEAKIQRIIHLGREVQVELLLPDTLEVTAHVSKERYEALDLQPGMIVYVKPSNTKHFSDPILT; encoded by the coding sequence ATGACTATAGTTCTTAAAAATGTATCTAAAAAATTTGGTAATTTTCAAGCATTGAAAAATATCAATTTGACTGTTGGTGAAAGACAATTAGTGGCTCTTTTAGGTCCTTCTGGTTCAGGTAAATCAACTCTTTTGCGCATGATTTCTGGGTTAGAAAGACCAGACCAAGGACAAATTCTTATTAATCATCGTAATGCTACCCATTTAGATATTAGACAGCGTAATATTGGCTTTGTTTTTCAACATTATGCTTTGTTTAAGCATTTAACTGTCAGACAAAATATTGCTTTTGGTTTAGAAATTCGTAAAAAACCAGCAGCACAAATCAAACGAAAAGTGGATGAGTTGTTAGAATTAATTCAACTTGAAGGCTATGGCAATCGATACCCAGCACAACTTTCAGGAGGTCAACGTCAAAGAGTAGCTTTAGCTCGCGCTTTAATTGTTCAACCTCAAGTACTATTACTAGATGAGCCTTTCGGTGCTTTAGATGCTAAAGTACGTAAAGAGCTACGTTCTTGGTTAAGAAAGTTACATGATGAAGTGCATATAACCAGTGTTTTTGTAACTCATGATCAAGAAGAAGCGATGGAAGTAGCTGACCAAATAGTGATTATGAACCAGGGAAGTATTGAACAAGTGGGTAGCAGCGCAGAAATTTATGATAATCCTGCAACTCCCTTTGTTATGCAATTTATTGGTGAGGTTAACGTCTTACCTTCTCATGCTCATCTATTTAATGGTAAATCTTTACAACTACCTAATAGTGAAGTATTTGTCCGCCCCCATGAATTAATGATTTTACTTTTTAATGATGGTGAAAGTACTGAAGCTAAAATTCAACGCATAATACATCTCGGTCGAGAAGTACAGGTGGAACTATTATTACCAGACACCCTGGAAGTAACAGCTCATGTATCTAAAGAAAGATATGAGGCGTTGGATTTACAACCAGGGATGATTGTTTATGTTAAACCTAGCAATACTAAACATTTCTCTGACCCGATTTTAACATGA
- the cysW gene encoding sulfate ABC transporter permease subunit CysW: MQLNKNLLIAIAVLYMFILILLPTFTIFYEALHKGVDVFFDNFNQRNFQEAIKLSLIITAITLPLNTIFGLCAAWVIARNKFPGKALLMSIIDLPFSVSPVVAGLMIVLLFGAQGWFGDWLKEMQIKIIFALPGMVIATMFVTLPFVAREVIPVLEEIGTDQEEAARTLGANDWQIFCRVTLPNIRWGLLYGLLLTNARAMGEFGAVAVVSGSIMGRTTTLPIFVEQTYKNYQTTTAFSAAMILAFLAGLTLIFKEILERKTGHKANL; this comes from the coding sequence ATGCAGCTAAATAAAAATCTGTTGATAGCGATCGCTGTGTTGTATATGTTCATCCTCATTCTTTTACCTACCTTCACTATCTTTTACGAAGCTTTACACAAAGGGGTAGATGTCTTTTTCGATAATTTCAATCAGAGAAATTTTCAAGAAGCAATTAAGTTGAGTTTGATTATTACAGCAATAACTTTACCTCTTAATACCATTTTCGGTCTCTGTGCTGCTTGGGTAATTGCTAGAAATAAATTTCCAGGAAAAGCTCTACTAATGAGTATCATTGATTTACCTTTTTCTGTTTCTCCTGTAGTAGCTGGATTAATGATCGTTTTACTCTTTGGTGCACAAGGATGGTTTGGCGATTGGTTAAAAGAGATGCAAATAAAAATTATTTTTGCACTTCCAGGAATGGTCATAGCAACTATGTTTGTTACGCTTCCTTTTGTCGCTAGAGAAGTTATCCCAGTTTTAGAAGAAATTGGGACAGATCAAGAAGAAGCAGCGAGAACTCTTGGAGCAAATGATTGGCAGATTTTTTGTCGTGTTACTTTACCCAATATACGGTGGGGATTATTGTATGGTCTTTTGTTAACTAATGCCAGAGCTATGGGGGAATTTGGTGCAGTTGCGGTAGTCTCTGGAAGTATTATGGGAAGAACTACGACTCTACCAATTTTCGTAGAACAAACTTACAAAAATTATCAAACAACTACAGCTTTTAGTGCTGCTATGATCTTAGCTTTTTTAGCAGGACTAACTTTGATTTTCAAAGAAATTCTCGAACGCAAAACAGGACACAAAGCAAACCTTTAA
- the cysT gene encoding sulfate ABC transporter permease subunit CysT translates to MIASNYLKSNTLRTSLRYFSIPWIVTIGYLIIFLLLPTAALISKSLTIGPEEFWRIATAKEALSAYEVSFVTALIAAGINGVMGTLLTWVLVRYEFPGKKLIDTAVDLPFALPTAVAGLVLATIYSESGVIGRLFVPFGIKIAFTRLGVFVAMLFISLPFIVRTLQPVLQELEEEIEEAAWSLGASASQTFWRVILPPLMPAILTGIALGFSRAVGEYGSVLIISSGIPFQDLIAPVLIFQRLEQYDYEGATVIGTVLMLVSLLLLLIINLLQQWGSRYAAK, encoded by the coding sequence ATGATCGCTAGCAATTACTTAAAATCAAACACTTTAAGAACTAGTTTACGGTATTTTTCCATTCCTTGGATAGTTACCATAGGTTATTTAATCATCTTTCTGTTGTTACCGACAGCAGCACTAATTAGTAAATCTTTAACTATTGGACCTGAGGAATTTTGGCGCATCGCTACTGCTAAAGAAGCTTTATCAGCTTATGAGGTTAGCTTTGTTACTGCTTTGATAGCTGCAGGTATTAATGGAGTCATGGGAACTCTATTAACCTGGGTTTTGGTAAGGTACGAATTTCCTGGTAAAAAATTAATTGATACTGCGGTTGATTTACCCTTTGCTTTACCAACAGCTGTAGCGGGTTTAGTTTTGGCAACTATTTATAGTGAATCAGGAGTTATAGGCAGATTATTTGTTCCTTTTGGCATTAAAATTGCCTTTACTCGTTTAGGTGTATTTGTGGCAATGCTGTTTATTTCTCTACCTTTTATTGTCAGAACCCTGCAACCAGTCTTACAAGAATTAGAAGAGGAAATAGAGGAAGCAGCTTGGTCTTTAGGTGCATCAGCAAGTCAAACCTTTTGGAGAGTTATTCTACCACCTTTAATGCCTGCAATTTTAACAGGTATAGCTTTAGGATTCTCCCGAGCAGTGGGTGAATATGGTTCAGTACTGATTATTTCTTCGGGAATTCCTTTTCAAGATTTAATTGCACCTGTGTTAATTTTTCAACGCTTAGAGCAATATGACTACGAGGGAGCAACGGTAATCGGAACGGTGTTGATGTTGGTTTCTTTATTGTTATTGCTCATAATTAATCTTTTACAACAATGGGGTAGTCGTTATGCAGCTAAATAA
- a CDS encoding sulfate ABC transporter substrate-binding protein, which yields MQIKLKWKFIRGIALGLIISGVISVCFHPLQVQSQSRPVNLTLVSYAVTQKAYEQIIPKFTALWEQQTGQRVTFDQSYAGSGTQTRAIIDGLEADIVALALALDTKRIEQAGLINPGWEQELPNNSTVHSSVVALVTRDQAATIDSWSDLTDDNIQIITANPKTSGGARWNFLALWGVVTQSGGTDEQALEFTKAVFKNAPVLPKDAREASDVFIKQGQGNVLMNYENEVILAEQQGYKSTYFIPTDYNISIDNPVTVVDAVVDRRGTREVAEAFVEFLFTPEAQREFAKVGFRPSDEQVFTEFSSQYPTIDNLFTVEDLGGWDAVQTNFFDDGAIFDQIMSAR from the coding sequence ATGCAAATCAAGTTGAAGTGGAAATTTATTAGAGGAATTGCCCTTGGACTAATAATCAGTGGGGTAATCTCAGTTTGCTTTCATCCTTTACAAGTTCAATCCCAATCAAGACCAGTTAACTTGACACTAGTATCTTATGCAGTTACGCAGAAAGCTTATGAGCAAATCATTCCGAAATTCACCGCTCTTTGGGAACAACAAACAGGTCAACGAGTGACTTTTGACCAAAGTTATGCAGGATCTGGTACACAGACTCGGGCGATTATTGACGGTTTAGAAGCAGATATTGTCGCTTTAGCTTTAGCTTTAGATACGAAAAGAATTGAGCAAGCAGGTTTAATTAACCCTGGTTGGGAACAAGAGTTACCCAATAACTCTACTGTCCATAGTTCTGTAGTAGCTTTGGTAACTCGTGATCAAGCAGCCACAATAGATAGCTGGTCTGACTTAACAGACGATAACATCCAAATAATTACAGCTAATCCTAAAACTTCAGGAGGTGCAAGATGGAATTTCCTAGCTCTATGGGGTGTGGTCACTCAATCTGGGGGAACTGATGAGCAAGCTTTAGAATTTACCAAAGCAGTATTTAAAAATGCTCCCGTCTTACCTAAAGATGCTAGAGAAGCTAGTGACGTGTTTATCAAACAGGGACAAGGAAATGTCTTGATGAACTATGAAAACGAAGTGATTTTAGCTGAACAACAAGGGTATAAATCTACCTATTTTATCCCTACTGATTACAACATTTCTATTGATAATCCTGTAACGGTAGTAGATGCAGTTGTTGATAGACGGGGAACAAGAGAAGTAGCAGAAGCTTTTGTTGAATTCCTCTTTACACCAGAAGCTCAAAGAGAATTTGCTAAAGTTGGTTTTCGTCCCTCAGATGAACAAGTATTTACTGAATTTAGCTCCCAATACCCGACAATTGACAACTTATTTACAGTGGAAGATTTAGGTGGTTGGGATGCAGTACAAACGAATTTTTTTGATGATGGTGCAATATTTGACCAAATTATGAGCGCAAGATAA
- a CDS encoding type II toxin-antitoxin system HicB family antitoxin has protein sequence MSVKYELIIYWSESDQAFIVEVPELPGCMADGQTYVEAVTNAEVVIQEWIETAQELGRDIPTPKGRLLYA, from the coding sequence ATGTCAGTTAAGTACGAATTGATTATTTATTGGAGTGAATCAGACCAAGCTTTTATCGTAGAAGTGCCAGAATTACCTGGATGTATGGCAGATGGTCAAACCTATGTCGAAGCGGTAACGAATGCTGAAGTAGTAATACAAGAATGGATTGAAACAGCTCAAGAATTAGGGCGCGATATTCCTACTCCTAAAGGAAGGTTGCTTTATGCTTAG
- a CDS encoding DUF2854 domain-containing protein — MFGKISLGSLGLVVGGTLTIVGFIAYATGNATLNLAGLFYGVPLVLGGLALKASELKPVVYSQPTSPKIIELRESQATETQNQIRKDVTRYRYGQQAHLDLSLEKLGLSPTDEERPVLIGLREVETQGRYTLVLEFDSSLISLETWEKKQSKIESFFGPNIKAEIKQPEEDYIELSLISI; from the coding sequence ATGTTTGGCAAGATTTCTCTAGGTTCACTGGGTTTAGTAGTAGGTGGAACACTTACTATTGTTGGTTTTATCGCTTACGCTACGGGTAACGCTACCCTTAATTTAGCGGGTTTATTCTATGGAGTACCTCTAGTCTTAGGAGGATTAGCTCTCAAAGCTTCAGAATTAAAACCAGTTGTCTATAGTCAACCAACTTCACCAAAGATTATCGAGTTACGCGAATCACAAGCTACAGAAACTCAAAATCAAATACGTAAAGATGTGACTCGTTATCGTTATGGACAACAGGCCCATCTAGATTTATCTTTAGAAAAGTTAGGTTTAAGTCCTACTGACGAAGAAAGACCAGTATTGATAGGATTAAGAGAAGTAGAAACTCAGGGACGTTATACTCTAGTGTTAGAGTTTGATTCTTCTTTGATTAGTTTAGAGACTTGGGAAAAAAAACAAAGTAAGATTGAGAGCTTTTTTGGTCCTAATATCAAAGCAGAGATTAAACAACCCGAAGAGGATTATATAGAACTGAGTTTAATCAGTATTTAA